A section of the Rhizomicrobium sp. genome encodes:
- a CDS encoding TetR/AcrR family transcriptional regulator has protein sequence MARPKEFDRDEALAAAIGVFGAHGFAGTSADMLTDAMKIGRQSLYDTFGDKWQLYCSAVERYGVAEMQAHLAALRSGATAIEALRRMIGRVVAAARKPCLGVGSIGEFGDGRKDLAKTRDAAGRALRAAVIAKVREAQADGDVAADLDPKQAAGFLLANVAAIRLAARGGAGDAELRALGRLALRALR, from the coding sequence ATGGCAAGGCCCAAGGAATTCGACAGGGACGAGGCGCTCGCGGCGGCGATCGGCGTGTTCGGCGCGCACGGCTTCGCCGGCACGTCGGCGGACATGCTGACCGATGCGATGAAGATCGGGCGGCAGAGCCTCTACGATACGTTCGGCGACAAATGGCAGCTCTACTGCTCCGCGGTCGAGCGCTACGGCGTGGCGGAGATGCAGGCGCATCTCGCCGCCTTGCGGAGCGGTGCGACCGCGATCGAGGCTCTGCGCCGGATGATCGGACGCGTGGTCGCGGCGGCGCGCAAGCCCTGCCTGGGCGTCGGCTCGATCGGCGAATTCGGCGACGGCCGCAAGGATCTGGCGAAGACGCGCGACGCCGCCGGCCGCGCGCTGCGGGCCGCCGTCATCGCCAAGGTTCGGGAGGCGCAGGCCGATGGCGATGTGGCGGCGGACCTCGATCCGAAACAGGCGGCGGGCTTCCTCCTCGCGAACGTCGCCGCGATCCGGCTCGCCGCGCGCGGCGGCGCCGGCGACGCGGAGTTGCGCGCCCTGGGCCGCCTTGCCCTGCGGGCCTTGCGGTAG
- a CDS encoding TetR/AcrR family transcriptional regulator has translation MKRRSADGNPTKDRLFAAGKKLFASKPYDEVAIDDIANEAGVAHGLLFHYFKSKLDFYLYVFHVDRDDMRCRRAEVTRRGTPDQRLRRFVEFHMNHLREWPWSHVLLLRGGAPAKLVAEAEVVRMAGVREVLGYFSPDPPTEHELLLGRAWLGCQGEILLGWLQGGRTSEAGVLEICVALFYEILSREPLLRTGRGRARTRVRKPRAPRAPSNGRKRPAP, from the coding sequence ATGAAACGCAGGTCCGCCGACGGCAATCCGACGAAAGACCGGCTCTTCGCGGCCGGCAAGAAGCTGTTCGCCTCCAAGCCCTATGACGAGGTGGCGATCGACGACATCGCGAACGAGGCCGGCGTGGCGCACGGTCTTCTGTTCCACTACTTCAAGTCCAAGCTCGACTTTTATCTCTACGTCTTTCACGTCGACCGCGACGACATGCGGTGCCGCCGCGCCGAGGTCACCCGCCGCGGCACGCCCGACCAGCGTCTCCGCCGCTTCGTCGAATTCCACATGAACCATCTGCGCGAATGGCCGTGGTCGCATGTCCTGCTCCTGCGCGGCGGCGCGCCGGCGAAGCTGGTGGCGGAAGCCGAGGTGGTCCGCATGGCCGGCGTCCGCGAAGTCCTCGGCTATTTCTCGCCCGATCCGCCGACGGAACATGAACTGCTGCTCGGCCGCGCCTGGCTCGGCTGCCAGGGCGAGATCCTGCTGGGCTGGCTGCAGGGCGGCCGCACCAGCGAGGCCGGCGTCCTGGAGATCTGCGTCGCGCTCTTCTACGAGATCCTGTCGCGCGAACCGCTCCTGCGGACGGGCCGCGGCCGCGCCCGGACTCGCGTGCGCAAGCCGCGGGCGCCGCGCGCGCCCTCGAACGGCCGGAAGCGTCCGGCGCCTTAA
- a CDS encoding quinone oxidoreductase, translating to MKAIAMTKTGGPEVIAYVERPDPVPGPGQVLVEVAFAGVNFMDVGVRQGMAWREIPDPKILGVEGAGRVLAVGDGVDGFRPGQRVAWVYAPGSYAQKVAIPAAALVPVPDAIDDRTAASVMMQGLTASHFATDFYPVQPGDIALVHAAAGGVGLLLTQIVKLRGGHVIGRVSSADKIAAAKDAGADHVIVDTEGRFAEEAVRLSGGEGVHVVYDGSGPKTFQGSLDALRVSGAFCWYGPVLGGPGPLDILKLPKSIKIGYAVFFHHIHTPELFRARSARLFDWIVDGKLKIRIGGEYPLADAAKAHADMESRATTGKLLLIP from the coding sequence ATGAAAGCCATCGCAATGACCAAAACCGGCGGGCCCGAGGTGATCGCGTATGTCGAACGCCCGGACCCCGTGCCGGGCCCCGGCCAGGTGCTGGTCGAGGTCGCCTTCGCCGGCGTGAACTTCATGGATGTCGGCGTCCGGCAAGGCATGGCATGGCGCGAGATTCCCGATCCGAAGATCCTGGGCGTCGAAGGCGCCGGCCGCGTTCTGGCGGTCGGCGACGGCGTCGACGGCTTCCGTCCGGGTCAGCGCGTGGCCTGGGTCTATGCGCCCGGCAGCTATGCCCAGAAGGTCGCGATCCCGGCCGCCGCGCTCGTGCCGGTGCCCGATGCGATCGACGACCGGACCGCGGCGTCGGTGATGATGCAGGGACTGACCGCCAGCCATTTCGCGACGGATTTCTATCCCGTGCAGCCGGGCGACATCGCGCTGGTCCATGCGGCGGCCGGCGGCGTCGGCCTGCTGCTCACCCAGATCGTCAAGCTGCGGGGCGGCCATGTCATCGGCCGGGTCTCCTCGGCCGACAAGATCGCCGCGGCGAAGGACGCCGGCGCCGATCACGTCATCGTCGACACCGAAGGCCGGTTCGCCGAGGAAGCGGTTCGCCTGTCGGGCGGCGAAGGCGTGCACGTCGTCTATGACGGCTCCGGCCCCAAGACCTTCCAGGGCTCGCTGGACGCGCTCCGGGTATCAGGCGCGTTTTGCTGGTACGGTCCCGTCCTGGGCGGTCCCGGCCCGCTCGACATCCTGAAGCTCCCGAAGAGCATCAAGATCGGATACGCCGTCTTCTTCCATCACATTCACACGCCCGAGCTGTTCCGCGCCCGTTCGGCCCGGCTTTTCGACTGGATCGTCGACGGCAAGCTCAAGATCAGGATCGGCGGCGAATATCCGTTGGCGGATGCGGCGAAGGCCCATGCCGACATGGAAAGCCGCGCCACGACCGGCAAGCTGCTGCTGATCCCATGA